One stretch of Corynebacterium imitans DNA includes these proteins:
- a CDS encoding inositol monophosphatase family protein yields MNTAANHVPSPAELRDMCVDLVTDAAEFVAHQRAFLTKHGSVAMVAETKSSEVDPVTAVDKGCEARVVKRLAELRPDDGIIGEEGSAVPTRTGVEWVIDPIDGTVNFIYGVPAYAVSVGVAVDGELVAGAVADVARGVVYRAAVGAGASVLIDGTAHPLRASRASQLATTLVATGFAYDAGWRGLQAEILQHILPVVRDIRRMGSAALDLCRVAEGSVDAYYEHGTHPWDYAAGAVIAAEAGAVVHHPGLVDRGGQGALVTACAPGIADEFADLLHKAGAQRDLQA; encoded by the coding sequence ATGAATACTGCAGCGAATCACGTTCCCAGTCCCGCCGAGTTGCGCGATATGTGCGTGGATCTGGTCACCGATGCGGCGGAGTTCGTCGCGCATCAGCGCGCTTTTTTGACCAAGCATGGGTCCGTGGCGATGGTGGCGGAGACGAAGTCTTCGGAGGTGGACCCGGTCACCGCGGTGGATAAGGGCTGTGAGGCGCGCGTGGTCAAGCGCCTGGCCGAGCTTCGCCCCGACGACGGCATCATCGGCGAGGAGGGTTCGGCGGTGCCCACCCGCACCGGGGTGGAGTGGGTCATCGACCCGATCGACGGCACGGTCAACTTCATCTACGGGGTGCCCGCCTACGCGGTCTCTGTCGGCGTGGCCGTCGACGGCGAGCTTGTGGCTGGTGCAGTTGCAGACGTGGCGCGCGGGGTGGTCTACCGCGCGGCGGTGGGTGCGGGAGCCAGTGTGCTTATCGACGGCACCGCGCACCCGCTTCGCGCCTCCCGAGCATCACAACTGGCGACCACGCTTGTCGCGACCGGGTTTGCCTACGATGCGGGGTGGCGGGGACTCCAAGCGGAAATCCTGCAGCACATCCTGCCCGTGGTGCGCGACATTCGGCGCATGGGTTCGGCCGCACTTGACCTGTGCCGCGTGGCAGAGGGCAGCGTGGATGCCTACTACGAGCACGGCACCCACCCCTGGGACTACGCCGCCGGGGCTGTGATCGCGGCGGAAGCCGGTGCGGTGGTGCACCACCCGGGATTGGTGGATCGCGGCGGGCAGGGGGCGCTGGTCACGGCGTGCGCGCCCGGGATCGCCGACGAGTTTGCGGACCTGTTGCACAAGGCGGGAGCCCAGCGGGATCTGCAAGCGTAG
- the dtd gene encoding D-aminoacyl-tRNA deacylase produces the protein MKAVLTRVASASVTVDGEVVGAIDCKDTGGILALVGVGRDDDPQAWETIARKIAELRILDGERSVQDVDAPVLLVSQFTLMGRTAKGRRPSWSDAAPGDVAEPVIAKIAAALRERGITVEEGRFGAMMDVESVNSGPFTVLVEA, from the coding sequence ATGAAGGCCGTACTTACGCGCGTGGCCAGCGCGAGCGTCACCGTCGATGGCGAGGTCGTCGGCGCGATCGACTGCAAGGACACCGGCGGAATCCTCGCGCTCGTGGGCGTCGGCCGCGACGACGATCCGCAGGCCTGGGAAACCATCGCCCGCAAGATCGCTGAACTGCGCATTCTCGACGGCGAACGCTCCGTCCAAGACGTCGACGCGCCAGTGCTACTGGTCAGCCAGTTCACGCTTATGGGGCGCACCGCGAAGGGCAGGCGGCCCTCCTGGTCGGATGCCGCGCCCGGCGACGTCGCCGAGCCGGTGATCGCAAAAATCGCGGCCGCGCTGCGCGAGCGCGGCATCACCGTGGAAGAGGGCCGCTTCGGGGCGATGATGGACGTCGAGAGCGTCAACAGTGGGCCTTTTACGGTGCTCGTCGAGGCGTAA
- a CDS encoding PTS sugar transporter subunit IIA, which yields MSTINTLLAPGAVELDGRADDWREAIRLAGRLLERSGDATRDYTDTMVQSVEDNGPYIVVAPGFAFAHARPSEAVKRTALSWVRLAQPVEFGHKSNDPVDLVVALAARDSSEHLAAMKELAGLLGKPATRSALDSISTEEELREVLRTAGKKKSASTKQAAAAPRSSRTEKRSDSVPSKGKILTVCGNGLGTSLFLKNTLEQVLDAWGWGPYLDVEATDTISAKGRAKEADFLLTSGEIAATLGDVGVPVHVIEDFTNMSEIDGALRELYDV from the coding sequence ATGTCCACAATAAATACGCTGCTTGCGCCAGGGGCTGTTGAGCTCGATGGCCGCGCGGATGATTGGCGCGAGGCCATTCGCCTCGCAGGCAGACTGTTGGAACGCTCCGGCGATGCCACACGTGACTACACCGATACAATGGTGCAATCCGTCGAGGACAATGGCCCGTACATCGTAGTCGCCCCGGGTTTCGCCTTCGCGCACGCCCGCCCATCGGAGGCGGTCAAGCGCACGGCGCTATCTTGGGTCAGGCTCGCGCAGCCGGTGGAGTTCGGCCACAAGTCGAACGACCCGGTCGATCTGGTGGTGGCGCTGGCGGCCCGCGATTCCTCGGAGCACCTTGCTGCCATGAAGGAATTGGCGGGACTTTTAGGCAAGCCCGCTACCCGCAGCGCCTTGGACAGCATCTCCACAGAAGAGGAGCTGCGCGAGGTGCTTCGCACTGCGGGCAAGAAAAAATCCGCAAGCACGAAACAGGCCGCCGCCGCGCCACGATCCTCCCGTACGGAAAAGCGCAGCGACTCGGTGCCGTCGAAAGGCAAGATTCTCACTGTCTGCGGCAACGGCCTGGGCACCTCACTGTTCCTCAAAAACACGCTCGAGCAAGTGCTTGACGCCTGGGGTTGGGGCCCGTACCTCGATGTGGAAGCCACGGACACAATCTCCGCGAAGGGACGCGCGAAGGAAGCTGACTTCCTGCTCACCTCCGGTGAGATCGCTGCCACGCTTGGCGACGTCGGCGTGCCCGTCCATGTCATCGAAGACTTCACCAACATGTCCGAAATTGATGGGGCTCTGCGCGAGCTCTACGACGTTTAA
- a CDS encoding DUF4193 domain-containing protein: MATDYDAPRRRLEDDEITTDSLEGLKAAEVAGSSMDDEGEIVEPVEIPPQDLSGEELNVEVKPRQDDEFTCASCFLVQKKKRLAYTADDGSKFCLDCE; this comes from the coding sequence ATGGCCACGGATTACGATGCACCGCGCCGCCGCCTCGAGGACGATGAAATCACGACCGATTCGCTGGAGGGCCTGAAGGCCGCCGAGGTTGCGGGCAGCAGCATGGACGACGAGGGCGAAATCGTCGAGCCCGTGGAAATCCCGCCGCAGGACCTGTCCGGCGAGGAACTCAACGTGGAGGTTAAGCCTCGCCAGGACGATGAGTTCACCTGCGCTTCTTGCTTCCTCGTGCAGAAGAAGAAGCGCTTGGCCTACACGGCAGACGACGGCTCGAAGTTCTGCCTCGACTGCGAGTAG
- a CDS encoding methyltransferase: MSALEQAARELASALHSAGLTADGVARHLGPVATAALYRGEPGVVLTACDDSALSRLIRIFLVREPTPRPALEDVLSPALVQLLIDAGVLSPTASPATFSVALDVRPHVLAGRDFFVISDLDASMTDYVPGPDHVLGVGAASLSLLQATPTSPAERVLDLGTGSGVQALAQSGCAQQVVATDVHPRALDLARATLAANSVENVELREGPWFAPVAGERFDRIVANPPFVVGPAEVGHVYRDSGLELDGASELVASQAADYLSEGGTACILGAWAHTRGQSWRQRVASWLPAQGVSAWVLQRDVVDPGQYVSTWLRDESIDVRSAEGIARTQRWLEYFRAHEVEQIGFGWIFLREIGDHASEITAEALSHPFDDPLGPEVEEYFTRAEWLRNSDADAVLDASYTVRPGVALEEVSLADTETGMGFAPEVTRITRTDGPRFSHEIDAAVRSLLAGLHPQGLSLRDVVGLLAASQSIGDVGELEASAVRIVVDLVRHGIVLPTDIVA, translated from the coding sequence ATGAGTGCCCTTGAACAGGCCGCGCGCGAGCTCGCCTCCGCGCTGCACAGCGCAGGGTTGACCGCCGATGGCGTCGCCCGGCACCTCGGCCCGGTCGCGACGGCGGCGCTGTACCGGGGAGAGCCGGGTGTGGTGCTCACGGCCTGCGACGACTCCGCGCTCTCGCGCCTGATCCGCATCTTCCTGGTGCGCGAGCCCACGCCTCGCCCTGCGCTCGAGGATGTGCTCTCGCCTGCGCTCGTGCAGCTGCTTATCGACGCAGGCGTGCTCTCCCCCACCGCATCCCCGGCCACCTTCAGCGTGGCCCTCGACGTCCGCCCGCACGTACTTGCAGGCCGGGACTTCTTCGTCATCTCGGACCTGGATGCCTCCATGACCGATTATGTGCCAGGCCCGGACCACGTCCTCGGCGTCGGCGCGGCCTCCCTGTCGCTGCTGCAGGCCACCCCGACCTCCCCTGCCGAGCGCGTGCTGGATCTTGGCACGGGCTCCGGAGTGCAAGCGCTCGCGCAGTCGGGGTGCGCGCAGCAGGTGGTTGCCACCGACGTGCACCCGCGGGCGCTCGATCTTGCACGCGCCACGCTCGCCGCCAACAGCGTCGAGAACGTCGAGCTGCGCGAGGGCCCGTGGTTTGCACCCGTTGCAGGCGAGCGTTTCGACCGGATCGTGGCGAACCCGCCGTTTGTGGTGGGTCCCGCCGAGGTCGGTCACGTATACCGCGACTCCGGCCTGGAATTGGACGGTGCCAGCGAGCTGGTCGCCAGCCAGGCAGCCGACTACCTCTCGGAAGGCGGCACCGCCTGCATCCTGGGCGCATGGGCGCACACCCGGGGCCAAAGCTGGCGTCAGCGGGTGGCCTCCTGGCTGCCTGCACAGGGAGTCTCAGCGTGGGTGCTGCAGCGCGACGTGGTGGATCCGGGCCAGTACGTCTCCACCTGGTTGCGCGACGAATCCATCGACGTGCGCTCGGCTGAGGGCATCGCGCGCACGCAGCGCTGGCTTGAGTACTTCCGAGCACACGAGGTCGAGCAGATCGGCTTCGGCTGGATCTTCCTGCGAGAAATCGGCGATCACGCCTCGGAAATCACCGCAGAGGCGCTTTCCCACCCCTTCGATGACCCACTCGGGCCGGAGGTCGAAGAGTACTTCACCCGCGCGGAATGGCTGCGCAATTCGGATGCGGACGCGGTGCTGGACGCGAGCTACACCGTGCGCCCCGGCGTCGCACTCGAGGAGGTCAGCCTGGCTGACACGGAAACAGGCATGGGGTTTGCGCCCGAGGTCACGCGGATTACGCGCACGGACGGGCCGCGCTTTAGCCACGAGATCGACGCCGCGGTGCGCTCGCTGCTTGCCGGGCTGCACCCGCAGGGTTTGAGTTTGCGTGACGTGGTGGGGTTGCTCGCGGCGTCGCAAAGCATTGGCGATGTCGGCGAGCTGGAAGCCTCCGCGGTGCGCATCGTGGTGGACCTGGTGCGCCACGGGATCGTGCTGCCCACAGACATTGTGGCGTAA
- a CDS encoding DEAD/DEAH box helicase gives MTTPSTGPQLRKWQQEALDSFLRTKPRDFLAVATPGAGKTTFALTLASRLLADKTVQRLIVVVPTEHLKHQWSDAAKRFGLSLDPNFTNSSAVNAAYDGIVVTYAQVGMHPFKHHAVASARRSMVILDEIHHAGDSKSWGDGVYEAYNDVEHRLALTGTPFRSDDSQIPFVRYNEDGEGHLVSEADYTYGYAHALKDGVVRPVVFLAYSGETEWRDSAGEEYSARLGEPLNAEQTTRAWKTALDPKGDWIRLVLQAAHTRLMKIRGNMPDAGGLVIATNKTTARAYAKILQELSNTPVTVVLSDEPGASDRIEEFSASKDEWMVAVRMVSEGVDVPRLSVGVYATSASTPLFFAQAIGRFVRSRMPGESASVFLPSVPVLLGLAENMEVQRDHVLGKPHREQGWSDELIEQANRQQNEPDEAPSYESIGASAELDSLIFDGSTYGTGTAAGSAEEQDFLGLPGLLDAEQVKTLLRKRQSDQLDAREAEEKARKAAEREAAERAKILGEPQPTKQAPGAPSGGSGGGSTAADEIPRLRKELNDRVSIVAGKTGRPHGAIHTEARKACGGPPTALCSAEQLRQRIDYLRGW, from the coding sequence GTGACCACCCCGAGTACAGGGCCTCAGCTCCGCAAATGGCAGCAAGAGGCCCTTGATTCGTTTCTCCGCACGAAACCGCGTGACTTCCTGGCCGTGGCAACCCCGGGCGCAGGCAAGACGACCTTCGCGCTGACCCTGGCCAGCCGCCTGCTGGCAGATAAGACGGTCCAGCGTCTCATCGTCGTGGTGCCCACCGAGCACCTCAAGCACCAGTGGTCGGACGCCGCGAAGCGCTTCGGGCTCTCGCTCGACCCGAACTTCACCAACTCGTCGGCGGTCAACGCGGCCTACGACGGCATCGTGGTCACCTACGCCCAAGTGGGCATGCACCCCTTCAAGCACCACGCTGTGGCCTCGGCGCGCCGCAGCATGGTCATCCTGGACGAGATCCACCACGCGGGCGACTCGAAGAGCTGGGGCGACGGCGTCTACGAGGCCTACAACGATGTCGAACACCGGCTCGCGCTCACCGGCACGCCGTTTCGCTCCGACGACTCGCAGATCCCGTTCGTGCGCTACAACGAGGACGGCGAGGGCCACCTCGTCTCGGAGGCGGACTACACCTACGGCTACGCCCACGCCTTAAAAGACGGTGTGGTGCGGCCCGTTGTCTTCCTCGCCTACAGCGGCGAGACAGAGTGGCGCGACTCCGCGGGCGAGGAGTACTCGGCGCGCCTCGGCGAGCCGCTCAATGCGGAGCAAACCACGCGCGCATGGAAGACCGCGCTGGACCCGAAGGGCGACTGGATCAGGCTCGTCCTGCAGGCCGCGCACACCCGTCTGATGAAGATCCGCGGCAACATGCCGGACGCCGGCGGCCTGGTCATCGCCACCAACAAGACGACCGCCCGCGCGTATGCGAAGATTCTGCAGGAGCTGTCCAACACGCCTGTCACGGTCGTGCTTTCCGACGAGCCCGGCGCCTCCGATCGCATCGAAGAGTTCTCCGCCTCCAAGGACGAATGGATGGTGGCAGTCCGCATGGTCTCCGAGGGCGTGGACGTACCCCGGCTCTCCGTCGGCGTCTACGCCACGTCCGCCTCCACACCGCTCTTCTTTGCACAGGCCATCGGCCGATTCGTGCGCTCGCGCATGCCGGGCGAGTCGGCCTCCGTCTTCCTGCCTTCGGTGCCAGTGTTGCTCGGGCTCGCCGAGAACATGGAGGTGCAGCGCGACCACGTACTCGGCAAGCCGCACCGGGAGCAGGGTTGGTCCGACGAGCTCATCGAGCAGGCGAATCGCCAGCAAAACGAACCGGACGAGGCCCCCAGCTACGAGTCCATCGGGGCCTCGGCTGAGCTCGATTCGCTGATTTTCGACGGCTCGACCTACGGCACCGGCACCGCCGCCGGCTCCGCGGAGGAACAAGACTTCCTCGGGCTGCCCGGCTTGCTGGACGCCGAGCAGGTGAAGACCCTGCTGCGCAAGCGTCAGAGTGACCAGCTCGATGCGCGCGAGGCGGAAGAAAAGGCGCGCAAGGCCGCCGAGCGCGAAGCCGCAGAGCGCGCGAAAATCCTCGGCGAGCCGCAGCCGACAAAGCAGGCACCGGGTGCCCCGAGCGGCGGGTCGGGAGGCGGGAGCACCGCGGCGGATGAGATCCCGCGTCTGCGCAAGGAGCTTAACGACCGCGTTTCCATCGTCGCGGGAAAGACGGGACGCCCACATGGCGCGATCCACACCGAAGCTCGCAAGGCGTGCGGGGGACCGCCGACCGCGCTGTGCAGCGCCGAGCAGCTCCGCCAGCGCATCGACTACCTGCGCGGCTGGTAA
- a CDS encoding RNA polymerase sigma factor, producing MDNDRNGERAYVVASEASGNNSVDDAAQASSDGGAGNGSSGAAAPAAKKTAKKAVKKTARKKATKKTAKKTVRKKATKKTARKTAKKTKKTTRKKATAAHAESSAVDEDELRTDALLDDADNPDDREDEDYDPDLADEADFDDELADDLDEDELDEDLDDADDVDDADEDSDEDEEEEEDSSSVWDIEESAALRQARKDAQLTASADSVRAYLKQIGKVALLDAEQEVSLAKRIEAGLYAQHRLDEMQRAAAEGDKDAKLTPAVKRDFRAVARDGRKAKNHLLEANLRLVVSLAKRYTGRGMAFLDLIQEGNLGLIRAVEKFDYSKGYKFSTYATWWIRQAITRAMADQARTIRIPVHMVEVINKLGRIQRELLQDLGREPTPLELAKEMDITEEKVMEIQQYAREPISLDQTIGDEGDSQLGDFIEDSEAVVAVDAVSFTLLQDQLQDVLHTLSEREAGVVRLRFGLTDGMPRTLDEIGQVYGVTRERIRQIESKTMSKLRHPSRSQVLRDYLD from the coding sequence GTGGACAACGACCGAAACGGCGAAAGGGCGTACGTGGTAGCCAGCGAAGCTTCAGGCAATAACAGCGTCGACGATGCAGCACAGGCATCCTCCGACGGCGGAGCAGGCAACGGGTCGAGCGGCGCCGCGGCACCGGCGGCGAAGAAGACCGCGAAGAAAGCGGTAAAGAAGACTGCGCGCAAGAAGGCAACGAAGAAGACTGCCAAGAAGACGGTGCGCAAGAAGGCGACGAAGAAGACCGCTCGCAAGACTGCGAAGAAGACGAAGAAAACGACGCGCAAGAAGGCGACGGCGGCGCACGCTGAGAGCTCCGCTGTAGATGAGGACGAGCTGCGCACCGACGCGCTGCTCGACGATGCGGATAACCCCGACGACCGCGAAGACGAGGACTACGATCCGGATCTCGCGGACGAGGCGGACTTCGACGACGAGCTCGCCGACGACCTCGACGAAGATGAACTCGATGAGGACCTCGATGACGCTGACGACGTTGATGACGCGGACGAGGACAGCGACGAAGATGAGGAAGAAGAGGAAGACTCCTCCTCTGTCTGGGACATCGAGGAGTCCGCGGCCCTGCGCCAGGCACGCAAGGACGCGCAGCTGACCGCTTCGGCGGACTCGGTGCGCGCCTACCTCAAGCAGATCGGCAAGGTCGCGCTGTTGGACGCGGAGCAGGAGGTCTCGCTGGCCAAGCGCATCGAGGCCGGCCTCTACGCACAGCACCGTCTTGACGAGATGCAGCGCGCTGCCGCCGAGGGCGATAAGGACGCCAAGCTCACTCCCGCGGTCAAGCGCGACTTCCGCGCCGTGGCGCGCGACGGGCGCAAGGCGAAGAACCACCTGCTTGAGGCGAACCTGCGCCTCGTGGTCTCGCTGGCGAAGCGCTACACCGGCCGCGGCATGGCCTTCCTGGATCTCATCCAGGAGGGCAACCTGGGCCTGATCCGTGCCGTGGAGAAGTTCGACTACTCCAAGGGCTACAAGTTCTCCACCTACGCCACCTGGTGGATCCGCCAGGCGATTACGCGCGCGATGGCGGACCAGGCGCGCACCATCCGTATCCCGGTGCACATGGTCGAGGTCATCAACAAGCTCGGCCGCATCCAGCGCGAACTGCTGCAGGACCTGGGTCGCGAGCCGACGCCGCTGGAGCTGGCCAAGGAGATGGACATCACCGAGGAAAAGGTGATGGAGATCCAGCAGTACGCCCGCGAGCCGATCTCTCTGGACCAGACGATCGGCGACGAGGGCGACAGCCAGCTCGGCGACTTCATCGAGGACTCCGAGGCAGTCGTCGCAGTCGATGCGGTCTCCTTCACGCTCCTGCAGGATCAGCTGCAAGATGTGCTCCACACGCTCTCGGAGCGTGAGGCTGGCGTCGTGCGTCTGCGCTTTGGCCTGACCGACGGTATGCCGCGCACTTTAGACGAGATCGGCCAGGTCTACGGGGTCACCCGCGAGCGTATCCGCCAGATCGAGTCCAAGACGATGTCCAAGCTGCGCCACCCCTCGCGTTCGCAGGTGCTGCGCGACTACCTGGATTAG
- a CDS encoding DUF3039 domain-containing protein, with product MEGVNTTTKTLERPDLREDTSSTTDDGTPKFFHYVKKDQIVDSAMSGKQVVALCGAKFPVKKQAKPGSPVCPDCERIYKGLRRK from the coding sequence ATGGAGGGCGTGAATACGACGACGAAGACTCTTGAGCGCCCCGATCTTCGGGAGGACACCTCGTCAACCACCGACGACGGCACCCCGAAGTTTTTCCACTATGTAAAGAAAGACCAAATCGTCGACTCCGCCATGTCCGGCAAGCAAGTCGTCGCACTGTGCGGGGCGAAATTCCCCGTGAAGAAGCAGGCGAAGCCCGGCTCGCCCGTGTGCCCGGACTGCGAGCGAATCTACAAGGGGCTGCGCCGCAAGTGA
- the ppgK gene encoding polyphosphate--glucose phosphotransferase: MSDTTANTQASTAPTLGFGVDVGGSGIKGAVVDLRTGEFVGERIKIATPKPATPQAVADTVAQIVRAHDWHGPVGITLPSVIRQQVATTAANIDPSWVGTQVHDLFAEALGREELAVLNDADAAGVAEVAFGEPQAREGAVIFLTFGTGIGSAMLVDGTLFPNTELGHLLLDGKEAEHLASSAAKDREDLSYKKWAKRVDAVLHEYARLLNPTAFVVGGGISRKADKWVPLLTVDVPVIPAKLRNRAGIVGAAMAAHTHLAP; encoded by the coding sequence ATGAGCGACACAACAGCGAATACCCAGGCTTCGACCGCGCCCACCTTGGGCTTTGGCGTAGACGTAGGCGGCTCCGGCATCAAGGGTGCCGTGGTTGATCTGCGCACCGGCGAGTTTGTCGGCGAGCGGATAAAAATCGCCACGCCCAAGCCCGCCACCCCGCAGGCTGTGGCGGACACCGTGGCGCAGATCGTGCGCGCGCACGACTGGCACGGCCCGGTTGGCATCACGCTGCCGTCGGTGATTCGACAGCAGGTCGCCACCACCGCCGCCAATATCGACCCCTCCTGGGTGGGCACGCAGGTCCACGACCTCTTCGCCGAGGCCCTGGGCCGCGAGGAGCTCGCTGTGCTCAACGACGCTGACGCAGCCGGTGTCGCTGAAGTCGCCTTCGGCGAGCCGCAGGCGCGCGAGGGCGCAGTCATCTTCCTCACCTTCGGCACGGGCATCGGCTCCGCAATGCTTGTCGACGGCACGCTGTTCCCCAACACCGAACTCGGACACCTCCTGCTCGACGGGAAGGAAGCCGAACACCTCGCCTCCTCGGCGGCCAAGGACCGCGAGGACCTGAGCTACAAGAAGTGGGCCAAGCGCGTCGACGCTGTGCTCCACGAGTACGCCCGCTTGTTGAACCCGACCGCATTTGTGGTTGGCGGCGGCATCTCCCGCAAGGCCGACAAGTGGGTGCCCTTGCTTACCGTCGACGTGCCGGTGATCCCGGCGAAGCTGCGCAACCGCGCCGGCATCGTCGGGGCCGCGATGGCCGCGCACACACATCTCGCGCCCTAG
- a CDS encoding DUF3099 domain-containing protein, whose amino-acid sequence MSGSQHYSHDASPGESDPHVIDAPLDHDPAPQKRRFRRRSRRALITDATRTPEQNRQSREKQYLILQGLRLPLIALSIGAAVAGHWWWAAAIFGITLPLPWVSVMIANGQGEVREKRERNVYKPAVAREQARQAALAEQARAQLGQGTAQMRELGPTIIDADTEDSDEKE is encoded by the coding sequence ATGAGCGGATCTCAGCACTATTCTCACGACGCATCACCGGGCGAGTCCGATCCGCACGTCATCGACGCGCCGCTTGATCACGACCCCGCACCGCAGAAGCGCCGTTTTCGGCGGCGCTCCCGGCGCGCGCTGATTACCGACGCCACGCGCACCCCCGAGCAGAACCGGCAGTCCCGCGAGAAGCAGTACCTGATCTTGCAGGGGCTGCGCCTGCCGCTGATTGCGCTGTCGATCGGTGCGGCGGTTGCGGGCCATTGGTGGTGGGCCGCGGCTATTTTCGGGATTACGCTTCCGCTGCCGTGGGTCTCGGTGATGATTGCCAACGGCCAGGGTGAGGTGCGTGAGAAGCGCGAGCGCAATGTGTACAAGCCTGCGGTTGCGCGTGAGCAGGCGCGCCAGGCCGCGCTTGCGGAGCAAGCGCGCGCCCAATTGGGCCAGGGCACCGCGCAGATGCGTGAGTTGGGCCCGACTATTATCGACGCGGACACTGAGGATTCTGACGAGAAGGAGTAG
- a CDS encoding PTS ascorbate transporter subunit IIC — translation MDFLPAIANFLVNEILSVPAFLIGLITAVGLAAMGRGVGQVLGGAIKATLGFLLIGAGANLVVSSLEPLGAMIAGATGAQGVVPTNEAIVGIAQEQFGSQVAWIMILGFVVSLLLARFTPMSYVFLTGHHVLFMAAMLTMVLAPAGYSSWLVVLFGAVLLGILMVSLPAIAHPWTRRITGDDSIAIGHFGTAGYLAAGAVGKVVGGKGTKMSPSTEELKLPEGLRFLRDSMVATALSMALMYIVLALLFIARAGTEEAFTAFEDGATSVGNYLMQSFTQGLEFGVAVAVILFGVRTILGELVPAFQGIAAKVVPGAIPALDAPIVFPYAQNAVLVGFISSFVGGLIGLAVLSLWLNPAFGVALILPGLVPHFFTGGAAGVYGNATGGRRGAILGAFANGLLITFLPAFLLSVLGSFGSANTTFGDADFGWFGLLLGWSTRADGALGLILVALCGAAVFALGCLSQRKLVDGNWDPTPWRPTPGEGAAATAATTPDVTPLAAGQTAASKKYPKVLPPDGAPVPPAPIA, via the coding sequence ATGGACTTCCTCCCCGCAATCGCGAACTTTCTTGTCAACGAGATTCTCTCCGTCCCAGCCTTTTTGATTGGCCTGATTACCGCGGTCGGGCTTGCTGCAATGGGCCGCGGCGTGGGCCAAGTACTTGGTGGGGCGATCAAGGCGACGCTGGGCTTCTTGCTCATCGGCGCAGGCGCCAACCTGGTGGTGTCCTCGCTTGAGCCACTCGGTGCCATGATCGCTGGTGCGACCGGCGCCCAGGGCGTGGTGCCCACCAATGAGGCGATCGTCGGCATTGCCCAAGAGCAATTCGGCAGCCAGGTCGCCTGGATCATGATTCTGGGCTTTGTGGTCTCGCTGCTGCTGGCGCGTTTTACACCGATGAGCTACGTCTTCCTCACCGGCCACCACGTGCTGTTCATGGCCGCCATGCTCACCATGGTGCTTGCCCCCGCGGGATACTCTTCGTGGCTCGTCGTTCTCTTCGGTGCCGTCCTGCTGGGCATTTTGATGGTCTCCCTGCCGGCGATCGCGCACCCGTGGACCCGCCGCATCACCGGCGATGACTCGATCGCTATTGGCCACTTCGGCACCGCCGGCTACCTCGCCGCGGGCGCTGTAGGCAAAGTCGTCGGTGGCAAGGGCACAAAGATGTCGCCATCAACCGAAGAGCTCAAGCTGCCTGAGGGCCTGCGGTTCCTCCGCGACTCCATGGTGGCCACCGCGCTGTCCATGGCGCTGATGTACATCGTTTTGGCACTGCTGTTCATCGCCCGCGCGGGCACTGAAGAAGCTTTCACCGCCTTCGAGGACGGCGCGACCAGCGTAGGCAACTACCTCATGCAGTCCTTTACCCAGGGCTTGGAGTTCGGTGTAGCTGTCGCTGTCATTCTCTTTGGCGTGCGCACCATTCTCGGCGAACTGGTCCCCGCGTTCCAAGGCATCGCCGCCAAGGTGGTGCCCGGCGCCATCCCGGCACTCGATGCGCCGATCGTCTTCCCCTACGCGCAGAACGCCGTGCTGGTTGGCTTCATCTCTTCCTTCGTCGGCGGGCTGATCGGGCTGGCGGTGCTCTCCCTGTGGCTCAACCCGGCCTTTGGTGTCGCACTGATTCTGCCTGGCCTGGTCCCCCACTTCTTCACCGGCGGCGCTGCGGGCGTCTACGGCAATGCCACGGGCGGACGTCGCGGTGCGATCCTTGGTGCCTTTGCTAACGGCCTGCTGATTACGTTCCTGCCCGCGTTTCTGCTGAGTGTGCTCGGCTCCTTCGGCTCCGCCAACACCACCTTCGGTGACGCCGACTTCGGCTGGTTCGGCCTGCTTTTGGGCTGGTCCACGCGCGCCGACGGTGCCCTGGGCCTCATCCTCGTCGCGCTCTGCGGTGCCGCTGTCTTTGCGCTTGGCTGCCTGTCGCAGCGCAAGCTTGTCGACGGCAACTGGGACCCCACCCCCTGGCGCCCAACCCCCGGCGAGGGCGCGGCAGCCACTGCCGCAACCACCCCCGACGTCACGCCGCTGGCTGCCGGCCAGACCGCAGCGTCGAAGAAGTACCCGAAGGTTCTGCCTCCGGACGGGGCACCAGTCCCGCCCGCGCCGATCGCTTAA